From a region of the Roseivirga sp. 4D4 genome:
- a CDS encoding transketolase family protein codes for MTKFTYTEKKDTRSGFGAGLAELGRTNPDVVALCADLVGSLKMQEFIKENPERFFQIGIAEANMMGIAAGMTIGGKIPFTGTFANFSTGRVYDQIRQSIAYSEKNVKICASHAGLTLGEDGATHQILEDIGMMKMLPNMVVINPCDFNQTKAATIAIADHHGPVYLRFGRPAVPIFTPADQKFEIGKAIKMIEGADVTIFATGHLVWEAIEAEAALAEQGISAEVINIHTIKPLDTEAILASVAKTGCVVTAEEHQMNGGLGDSVAQTLALNHPAPLEMVAVDDSFGESGKPAELMTKYGIDAANIIKAAQKVIGRK; via the coding sequence ATGACGAAATTTACTTATACAGAAAAGAAAGACACGCGTTCTGGTTTTGGAGCTGGTTTGGCCGAACTGGGTAGAACTAATCCTGATGTGGTAGCACTCTGTGCTGACCTTGTTGGATCGCTCAAAATGCAGGAATTCATCAAGGAGAATCCTGAAAGGTTCTTCCAAATCGGTATTGCAGAAGCCAACATGATGGGTATTGCTGCGGGTATGACCATCGGTGGAAAGATTCCCTTCACAGGCACTTTTGCCAACTTCTCAACAGGTCGTGTTTATGATCAAATCAGACAATCGATCGCTTATTCTGAGAAGAATGTGAAGATTTGTGCTTCACACGCTGGTTTGACGCTTGGTGAAGATGGTGCAACACACCAGATTCTGGAGGACATCGGAATGATGAAGATGCTACCGAACATGGTAGTGATTAACCCATGCGATTTTAACCAAACAAAAGCCGCTACGATTGCGATAGCGGATCATCATGGTCCGGTATATCTTCGATTTGGAAGACCTGCCGTGCCGATCTTCACCCCTGCTGATCAGAAGTTTGAGATTGGTAAGGCCATCAAAATGATTGAAGGCGCTGACGTAACCATCTTTGCTACTGGCCATTTGGTCTGGGAGGCGATTGAAGCGGAAGCTGCTCTAGCTGAGCAAGGCATTAGTGCCGAAGTAATCAACATCCATACTATCAAGCCTTTGGACACTGAAGCCATTCTAGCTTCTGTGGCTAAGACAGGTTGTGTAGTTACTGCAGAAGAGCACCAAATGAATGGTGGTCTTGGCGATAGTGTTGCGCAGACATTAGCGCTAAATCACCCAGCACCATTAGAAATGGTGGCAGTTGATGATTCTTTTGGAGAAAGCGGTAAGCCCGCTGAACTAATGACCAAGTATGGCATTGATGCTGCCAACATCATTAAGGCCGCTCAGAAAGTTATTGGTAGGAAATAG
- a CDS encoding PLP-dependent transferase gives MEYSKTLDYLKDVLENMPADWLNLTTHRLDIYNEELAKTEFIEQFEALFNDNNAQTSALSELRTAYDYIRLGHPLSCVLEWTIAKINQLDPENVISFSSQTTPILAVLRKNLLTRRNTQIVHGGELPAHFDADLIKQIYGYQFELKQVESPEEIKAFDGSTVFISRQGDDLSVSNFDLNSNIDFYISLHDQLGSIVLINGEENKAYSSEIQHVRRRETIAMTPANALIGLQQLIGTEPNSESHDIKSNKASVLSSISQIANTNIDAVVASSGLSMQYAIVMGLIHEAREKHPDKAIRIVVPPNCYGGTNDQARRVAACIENVEVVDLPVDGGNDMVQSTHQVLDSIAQEDAIPYIIAEIPTNPRVEVPEMIKLEEALSKPRKTPTGETAINPVFILDQTFCPNVHFLGEDDMLAKVQTIAYVSGSKFPSGGKCTAGYAVANKAAGHLMEKINLHLKLCDNEATALQMEILAKQLPSMNQRIADAYQNTREFVSYIKEHLPKAKINFVSEELAAQGFTPSVFSLDLPTKGDTDEEREAYKRDLNLKLIDLMINEIPNESKYCVSYGQLKGCYWTIPATSTQGTTKEGDKDYIARVALSPDMDLDLHKKVFLDFVNSI, from the coding sequence ATGGAATACAGCAAAACACTCGACTATCTAAAAGATGTTTTAGAAAATATGCCTGCCGACTGGCTCAACCTAACCACTCATCGACTGGATATCTACAATGAGGAACTGGCCAAGACGGAGTTTATAGAACAGTTTGAGGCTTTGTTTAATGATAACAATGCTCAAACCTCGGCTCTGAGTGAACTACGCACGGCATATGATTACATTCGACTTGGTCATCCATTGTCTTGTGTATTGGAATGGACAATTGCAAAGATCAATCAACTCGATCCAGAAAACGTGATCAGTTTTTCCTCTCAGACAACTCCAATTTTAGCGGTCCTGAGAAAGAACTTGCTCACTCGCAGAAACACCCAAATTGTTCACGGTGGCGAATTACCTGCACATTTCGATGCTGACTTGATTAAGCAGATTTATGGTTATCAATTCGAATTGAAGCAAGTTGAAAGTCCAGAGGAGATTAAAGCTTTTGATGGCAGTACGGTTTTCATCTCACGGCAGGGTGATGACTTATCGGTTAGTAACTTTGATCTCAATTCGAATATTGATTTTTATATCAGTCTTCATGATCAATTAGGAAGTATCGTATTGATCAATGGCGAAGAGAATAAAGCTTACTCCTCAGAAATCCAGCACGTAAGAAGGCGCGAGACCATCGCCATGACACCCGCTAATGCCTTGATTGGGCTTCAACAACTTATTGGTACAGAACCTAATTCAGAAAGCCACGATATTAAATCCAATAAGGCTTCAGTTTTGAGCTCTATTTCCCAGATCGCCAATACTAACATTGATGCTGTAGTAGCTTCTAGCGGGCTGTCCATGCAGTATGCCATTGTAATGGGCTTGATTCACGAAGCGAGAGAAAAGCATCCAGATAAAGCGATCAGAATTGTTGTACCCCCAAACTGTTATGGTGGCACTAACGATCAGGCCAGACGCGTTGCGGCATGTATAGAGAATGTGGAAGTTGTGGATTTGCCTGTAGATGGTGGTAATGATATGGTGCAAAGCACGCATCAGGTGCTGGATAGCATAGCGCAAGAAGATGCGATCCCCTATATCATTGCTGAGATACCCACTAACCCTAGAGTGGAAGTGCCGGAAATGATCAAACTGGAAGAGGCATTGAGTAAGCCTCGAAAGACTCCTACGGGTGAAACGGCCATTAATCCTGTTTTTATTTTAGATCAAACCTTCTGCCCTAATGTCCATTTCTTGGGAGAAGATGACATGCTAGCAAAAGTCCAAACGATCGCCTATGTAAGTGGATCAAAGTTCCCTAGCGGTGGAAAATGTACCGCAGGCTATGCTGTGGCGAATAAAGCCGCTGGGCATTTGATGGAAAAGATAAACCTACACCTCAAGCTTTGCGACAATGAAGCGACTGCTCTTCAAATGGAGATATTGGCTAAGCAGCTGCCATCCATGAATCAAAGAATTGCTGATGCTTATCAGAATACTCGTGAGTTTGTAAGCTATATCAAGGAACATTTGCCTAAGGCAAAAATCAACTTCGTGTCAGAAGAGTTGGCCGCACAAGGTTTTACCCCCTCCGTATTTTCATTAGACCTTCCGACCAAGGGCGATACTGATGAAGAACGAGAGGCTTACAAACGGGACTTAAACCTCAAGCTTATCGACTTAATGATTAATGAGATTCCTAATGAGAGTAAATACTGTGTGAGTTATGGACAGTTAAAGGGATGTTACTGGACTATACCTGCCACCTCTACTCAAGGAACTACCAAGGAAGGTGACAAAGATTATATAGCACGTGTGGCGCTTTCCCCTGATATGGACTTAGATCTTCATAAAAAGGTGTTTCTAGACTTTGTGAATAGTATTTGA
- a CDS encoding aspartate aminotransferase family protein, whose translation MAQTSPHPLQLEVSHAEGSYIFDKTGKKYYDLISGIAVSNIGHCHPKVVNAVKAQVDQYMHVMAYGEFIQTPQNELATQLTELLPDHLNSCYFVNSGAEANEGALKLAKRITGRTELIACNKSYHGSTHGTLSVSGNEVKKNAFRPLLPDVRFIDFNNEEHLDQITERTAAVIIEPVQGDAGVRIPTRDYLKRLRQTCTEVGAQLIFDEIQTGFGRTGKLFAFEHFDVTPDILTIAKAFGGGMPIGAFISSREHMNLLTHNPMLGHITTFGGHPVNCAAALANLNVIQEERLLNDVEHKGELLAATIQHPSIKEIRRIGLMFAIEFESADTVQEIVFKCLEEGVITFWFLSCPESFRLAPPISMSDEDLIYAGEVIRRIIDECP comes from the coding sequence TTGGCTCAAACATCCCCTCATCCACTTCAACTTGAGGTGAGCCATGCTGAGGGATCCTACATTTTTGATAAGACAGGCAAAAAGTACTACGACCTGATTTCAGGAATTGCTGTTTCTAATATTGGACACTGCCATCCCAAGGTGGTTAATGCAGTAAAGGCTCAAGTGGACCAGTACATGCATGTGATGGCTTATGGCGAGTTTATCCAAACACCTCAAAATGAGTTGGCAACTCAACTAACAGAGCTACTTCCTGACCATTTAAACTCCTGCTACTTTGTCAATAGTGGAGCTGAAGCCAATGAAGGGGCATTAAAGCTTGCGAAACGCATTACCGGAAGGACAGAGCTTATCGCTTGCAACAAATCATATCACGGCAGTACACATGGTACATTAAGTGTCTCGGGAAACGAAGTAAAGAAGAATGCTTTCAGACCACTCTTACCAGATGTACGGTTCATCGACTTCAATAATGAAGAACACCTAGATCAAATCACGGAACGCACCGCAGCGGTTATCATTGAGCCAGTCCAAGGTGATGCAGGGGTAAGAATTCCTACCAGAGATTACCTTAAGAGACTAAGGCAAACATGTACCGAAGTTGGTGCCCAACTGATCTTTGATGAAATACAAACCGGTTTCGGAAGGACAGGAAAACTTTTTGCTTTTGAGCATTTCGATGTGACTCCGGATATATTGACCATTGCCAAGGCCTTTGGAGGTGGTATGCCGATCGGGGCGTTTATTAGTAGTCGAGAGCACATGAACCTGTTGACCCATAACCCTATGCTAGGTCACATCACCACATTTGGTGGTCATCCCGTCAACTGTGCAGCAGCTTTAGCAAACCTTAATGTAATTCAAGAAGAGAGACTTCTTAATGACGTTGAGCATAAGGGAGAGCTCTTAGCAGCTACCATTCAACACCCATCCATTAAAGAGATTAGACGAATAGGTCTAATGTTTGCCATAGAATTTGAATCGGCAGATACAGTTCAGGAAATTGTATTTAAGTGCCTCGAAGAAGGGGTAATTACTTTCTGGTTCTTATCATGCCCTGAAAGCTTCAGGCTTGCGCCTCCAATTAGTATGTCGGATGAAGATCTGATCTACGCGGGTGAGGTCATTCGCAGAATCATTGACGAATGCCCATAA
- a CDS encoding ArnT family glycosyltransferase, protein MISTAPLVKSEKQLLVGCLVLLIFSFFYQLGIYPLFLEEPRRGLISLEMIFQDNIWVPTQTGDLYFRKPPVYNWVLIASYKLFGGYTEFATRFFSVLSHLMLSLITFFFTRKYLGHITAVFAAMSLVLAADILMYFSTLGEIDLFYALVTAIPIFAIYNYGEKGAYWKLFMVVYVFTAIGFLTKGLTSLPFTAITLLVYFIHKRQFKMLLRVPHFAGIGLFVLLVGGYFFMYSQYEDVTGWWTTLFSESADKATGGGFVKWLEHLVTFPVDTIKNILPAGLFMPLLFRKGAIKRLKENPLVWYCVLVFAFNFVVYWFSTEAKSRYVYPLFPFMVIPLVYLGLNSMSKTLERVLKVMAIVFIILFALVPLVGYFAGELQIVPNINVIFTINLLMIITLGYFFFKRGVRPYLVIAAIMVILKFGFSSIVPVTRALDTGAAEDRTLGYEIAELTKGQPLYRYGDLRMSLTIVFYVEAAREEVLYQKAKFEPGFYFCHAEDFPDDMEFVQHEEFAYWGRPVFLIEIKK, encoded by the coding sequence ATGATTAGTACAGCGCCCTTGGTTAAGTCCGAAAAACAGCTCCTGGTGGGATGTCTCGTACTGCTAATCTTCTCCTTCTTTTACCAATTGGGCATTTATCCATTGTTTTTAGAGGAGCCCAGGAGAGGGCTTATTTCTCTGGAAATGATTTTCCAGGATAACATTTGGGTGCCCACACAGACAGGTGATTTATACTTCAGAAAGCCACCCGTTTATAACTGGGTACTGATTGCCTCATATAAACTCTTTGGAGGTTATACAGAATTTGCTACTCGTTTCTTTTCGGTACTGAGTCACCTGATGCTCAGTCTGATCACCTTCTTCTTCACAAGAAAATATTTAGGCCACATCACCGCTGTGTTTGCTGCCATGAGTCTGGTATTAGCAGCGGATATACTAATGTACTTCAGTACCTTAGGAGAGATCGACTTATTCTATGCTCTGGTAACAGCCATTCCGATATTTGCCATTTATAACTATGGCGAAAAGGGGGCTTATTGGAAGTTATTTATGGTTGTTTATGTTTTTACAGCCATTGGTTTTCTAACAAAGGGGCTGACATCATTACCATTCACGGCAATCACTTTGCTCGTCTATTTTATTCATAAACGCCAGTTTAAGATGTTATTAAGAGTGCCTCATTTTGCTGGTATTGGTCTGTTTGTTTTGCTGGTTGGGGGCTACTTTTTTATGTATAGTCAATATGAGGATGTGACAGGGTGGTGGACCACACTATTTTCAGAGTCTGCGGATAAGGCCACTGGAGGAGGTTTTGTGAAATGGTTAGAACATTTGGTTACTTTCCCGGTAGATACAATCAAGAATATTCTACCTGCTGGGTTGTTCATGCCGTTGCTTTTCAGGAAAGGTGCTATCAAGCGCTTAAAGGAGAACCCATTGGTTTGGTACTGTGTATTGGTCTTTGCCTTCAATTTTGTAGTCTATTGGTTTTCTACCGAGGCCAAGTCAAGGTATGTCTATCCATTATTCCCTTTTATGGTTATTCCACTGGTATACTTGGGTTTGAATTCCATGTCTAAGACACTTGAGAGGGTTTTGAAGGTCATGGCCATTGTGTTTATCATCCTTTTTGCTCTTGTGCCCTTGGTTGGGTATTTCGCTGGAGAGCTGCAAATAGTACCGAATATAAATGTGATTTTTACGATCAATCTTTTGATGATCATTACACTTGGGTATTTCTTTTTTAAGAGAGGAGTGAGGCCTTATTTGGTCATAGCAGCGATAATGGTAATCCTTAAGTTTGGGTTCTCTTCAATCGTACCAGTTACGAGGGCCTTGGATACCGGAGCGGCTGAAGACAGGACCTTGGGCTATGAAATTGCCGAGCTGACCAAAGGCCAACCGCTATACAGGTATGGAGACCTACGCATGTCTTTGACCATAGTGTTCTATGTGGAAGCTGCCAGGGAAGAAGTACTGTATCAAAAAGCCAAATTTGAGCCAGGTTTCTACTTCTGTCATGCCGAAGATTTCCCTGATGACATGGAATTTGTACAGCATGAAGAGTTTGCCTATTGGGGTAGACCAGTCTTCTTGATAGAGATTAAAAAATAA
- a CDS encoding transketolase has translation MSKPTTAELERIASQVRRDIVRMVHAVNSGHPGGSLGCTDFLVALYFHIMNRKDDFDMDGKGEDIFFLSNGHISPVWYSVLARAGYFEVSELATFRKINSRLQGHPATEEGLEGIRVASGSLGQGLSVACGAAQAKKLNGDDNLIFALMGDGELEEGQVWEAAMYAAHCKVDNLIATVDYNGQQIDGPTDEVMSLGDLKAKFEAFGWTVIESNGNDMASIVASLEEAKGLTGQGKPILNLMTTAMGYGVDFMVGTHKWHGVAPNDEQLADALGQLEETLGDY, from the coding sequence GTGAGCAAACCAACAACAGCAGAACTTGAGCGCATCGCTTCACAAGTCAGACGTGATATAGTGCGCATGGTTCATGCAGTCAACTCAGGCCACCCCGGTGGATCGCTTGGCTGTACTGACTTTTTAGTAGCCCTTTATTTCCACATTATGAACCGTAAGGACGATTTCGATATGGATGGTAAAGGTGAAGACATTTTCTTTCTTTCAAATGGACACATCTCCCCTGTCTGGTACAGTGTACTGGCCAGGGCTGGTTATTTCGAAGTATCGGAACTAGCCACGTTCAGGAAGATCAATTCACGTCTTCAAGGTCACCCTGCTACAGAAGAAGGGCTGGAAGGCATTCGTGTGGCTTCAGGTTCGCTAGGGCAAGGTCTATCAGTTGCTTGCGGGGCAGCTCAGGCTAAGAAACTAAATGGTGATGACAATTTGATCTTCGCCCTTATGGGTGATGGTGAACTAGAAGAAGGTCAGGTTTGGGAAGCGGCTATGTATGCGGCTCACTGCAAAGTAGATAACCTTATTGCCACTGTAGATTATAACGGTCAACAAATCGATGGGCCTACGGACGAAGTAATGTCTTTGGGAGATTTGAAAGCCAAGTTCGAAGCTTTTGGTTGGACGGTTATTGAAAGCAATGGTAATGATATGGCTTCGATTGTCGCTAGCCTGGAAGAAGCCAAAGGATTGACAGGTCAAGGCAAGCCGATCTTGAACCTAATGACCACGGCAATGGGCTACGGTGTTGACTTTATGGTGGGCACACACAAATGGCACGGTGTAGCGCCAAACGATGAGCAACTCGCAGATGCACTCGGTCAATTGGAAGAAACTTTGGGAGACTACTAA
- a CDS encoding fumarylacetoacetate hydrolase family protein — protein sequence MKIIAIGRNYAAHIAELNNESPSEPVIFMKPDTAVLRNNAPFYYPEFSKDIHYEVEILLKINREGKFIDEKFAHKYYDEVGIGIDFTARDIQTQCKEKGLPWEKAKGFNGSAPISNFYPKSDFDLANLDFSLEKNGETQQSGNTSLMLYTFDQIIAYVSQFFTLKKGDIIFSGTPAGVGPIVVGDTLEAYIEDKLLLEVEIK from the coding sequence ATGAAAATTATTGCCATCGGCAGAAACTATGCCGCCCACATTGCAGAACTAAATAATGAAAGCCCATCTGAACCGGTGATTTTTATGAAGCCGGACACAGCTGTGCTTCGTAACAATGCTCCCTTCTACTACCCTGAATTCTCAAAGGACATTCACTATGAAGTGGAAATCCTATTGAAGATCAATCGCGAAGGTAAGTTCATTGATGAAAAGTTTGCCCATAAATACTATGATGAGGTGGGGATCGGAATCGACTTCACTGCTCGCGATATTCAAACACAGTGCAAAGAGAAGGGGCTTCCATGGGAAAAGGCTAAAGGCTTTAACGGATCAGCACCTATTTCTAACTTCTATCCAAAGTCGGATTTCGATTTAGCGAACCTCGATTTTTCGCTCGAAAAAAATGGAGAAACGCAGCAAAGTGGCAATACAAGTCTTATGCTTTACACTTTTGATCAGATCATTGCATATGTATCACAGTTTTTTACGTTGAAAAAGGGAGATATTATATTTAGTGGTACACCTGCAGGAGTTGGTCCTATTGTTGTTGGTGATACCTTAGAAGCGTATATTGAAGATAAATTATTACTCGAAGTTGAGATTAAATAA
- a CDS encoding M23 family metallopeptidase, with amino-acid sequence MRLNKLLLFLLLILPVGLYAQYEGIDKDYFEFPIQPDKTNFLSGNMGELRSSHFHAGLDIKTAGREGLNVFAAAEGYVSRVRVSTGGYGNCIYIQHPNGTTTVYAHLQRFNPIIAEYVLKNQYKRKSFTINLFPKRNEFKVKQGEIIGFSGNSGSSTGPHLHFEIRGLNQEVLDPLRIAGFDQIKDELAPSVQRVALKTMDIDSRVNGQFGRFEFSLQKENGTYKLTDTVDVHGKIGLEVYTYDQHNGAANKNGVPLIDMLVDDQLYFSQNIDTIDFAQQKNILIHTNYQAQKESRRRYNKLYVDDGNTLDFYDAKVNDGFVNASPGEIKQVSMQLQDAFGNTSKVAMTLRGVEKKKAINTEIEPSKGSYVQDNTLMLFQPKDSTNNNITIYKEQGSIIAEPTYQNDRTNVFLIDLRRLLPQSVTFNDGSQESLHFADRIPAANAHSYLSDTYSLRFSKNALFDTVYIRARHFIDDAQMEVFEVDQDRYPLKGSVYAEFMPLAQYDDLEKYHVYSIKNPRNPGFVGGKYDEGKFSFNFSSFGKYTLLKDDVAPTIKKRSVKNGRISLTIRDNLSGINSFEAKLNGEWILMKYEPKRSLIWSERLDKNKPLVGEFELKVADNAGNESFLKLKLE; translated from the coding sequence TTGAGATTAAATAAACTTTTACTTTTCCTACTACTCATCCTACCCGTTGGACTTTATGCCCAATATGAAGGAATCGATAAAGACTACTTCGAATTCCCCATTCAGCCCGATAAGACGAACTTTCTGAGCGGAAATATGGGCGAATTGCGCTCCAGTCATTTTCATGCAGGCTTAGACATCAAAACTGCTGGTAGAGAAGGACTGAATGTTTTCGCTGCTGCCGAAGGTTATGTCAGTCGTGTAAGGGTTTCCACAGGGGGTTACGGCAATTGTATTTACATACAGCATCCTAATGGCACTACTACTGTTTATGCCCATTTGCAACGGTTTAATCCTATCATTGCCGAATATGTCCTTAAAAACCAATACAAACGAAAGTCTTTTACCATCAATCTATTCCCCAAACGGAATGAGTTCAAAGTAAAGCAAGGCGAGATCATTGGCTTTTCAGGCAACTCCGGATCGTCCACCGGACCCCACCTTCACTTCGAGATTCGTGGGTTGAATCAGGAAGTTCTTGATCCGTTGAGAATAGCTGGCTTTGATCAAATCAAGGATGAGTTAGCACCAAGTGTTCAGCGCGTAGCCTTGAAAACGATGGACATTGACTCGCGTGTAAACGGTCAGTTTGGTCGTTTTGAGTTTTCATTGCAAAAGGAAAATGGCACTTACAAGCTAACCGATACTGTGGATGTTCACGGAAAGATTGGCCTTGAGGTTTATACCTACGATCAGCACAATGGGGCTGCCAATAAGAATGGAGTACCCTTAATCGATATGCTTGTTGATGATCAGCTCTATTTTAGCCAGAATATTGACACCATTGATTTTGCACAGCAAAAGAACATCCTTATTCATACCAATTATCAGGCGCAAAAGGAATCCAGAAGAAGGTATAACAAACTTTACGTAGACGATGGCAATACGCTTGACTTCTATGATGCTAAAGTGAATGATGGCTTCGTAAACGCCTCTCCAGGCGAAATCAAACAAGTCTCCATGCAGCTACAAGATGCTTTTGGAAATACTAGCAAAGTCGCCATGACCCTCCGTGGTGTTGAAAAGAAGAAAGCCATCAATACCGAGATTGAGCCCAGTAAAGGAAGCTATGTCCAGGACAATACGTTAATGCTTTTCCAGCCGAAGGACTCGACCAACAATAACATCACCATCTACAAAGAACAAGGTTCTATCATTGCCGAGCCTACCTATCAAAATGATAGGACCAATGTCTTTCTGATTGATTTAAGGCGTCTGTTACCTCAGTCCGTAACCTTTAATGATGGTAGTCAAGAGTCACTTCACTTTGCCGATCGAATCCCTGCCGCCAATGCTCACTCCTACCTGAGCGATACCTACTCCCTGCGTTTCTCAAAGAATGCCCTTTTTGACACCGTATATATCCGCGCACGGCACTTTATTGATGACGCTCAAATGGAGGTTTTCGAAGTAGATCAAGACCGCTATCCTTTAAAGGGTTCAGTGTACGCAGAATTTATGCCTTTGGCACAATATGACGACCTTGAAAAATATCATGTGTATAGTATCAAAAACCCACGAAACCCGGGGTTTGTGGGAGGAAAATATGATGAGGGTAAATTCTCTTTCAATTTTTCCAGTTTTGGCAAATACACGCTGCTCAAAGATGATGTAGCGCCTACCATCAAAAAACGCAGTGTGAAAAATGGAAGAATTAGCCTGACCATTAGAGATAATCTGTCGGGAATTAATAGCTTCGAAGCCAAATTGAATGGTGAGTGGATTCTCATGAAATACGAACCGAAAAGGAGTTTAATCTGGTCAGAACGATTAGATAAAAACAAACCTCTTGTTGGTGAGTTTGAATTGAAGGTGGCAGATAATGCCGGCAACGAATCATTCTTAAAACTAAAATTAGAATAA
- the hslV gene encoding ATP-dependent protease subunit HslV, with translation MTKIRSTTVLAVKHNGSVSIGADGQATMGNTVAKSNVKKIRKLQDGKVVTGFAGSTADAFTLLERFDEKLNAYGGNMKRAAIELAKDWRTDRYLRKLESMLIAADKEDVLIISGTGDVIEPDNGIAAIGSGSMYAQAAAQALLKHAPQLDSQQIVDESLKIAADICIYTNHNLIIERIS, from the coding sequence ATGACTAAAATAAGATCAACCACTGTATTAGCAGTGAAACATAATGGCTCGGTATCTATAGGTGCTGACGGCCAGGCAACTATGGGTAATACAGTTGCCAAAAGTAATGTGAAGAAGATAAGAAAGCTGCAGGATGGTAAAGTGGTTACAGGTTTTGCAGGTTCTACCGCGGACGCCTTTACGCTCTTAGAGCGGTTCGATGAGAAGTTGAACGCATATGGCGGAAATATGAAAAGAGCTGCTATTGAATTGGCAAAAGACTGGAGAACAGATAGGTACCTGCGTAAACTTGAGTCTATGCTGATCGCTGCCGACAAGGAAGATGTTCTGATCATTTCAGGGACAGGCGATGTAATAGAGCCAGATAATGGGATCGCAGCCATTGGTTCAGGTAGTATGTATGCGCAAGCTGCTGCTCAGGCTTTACTCAAACATGCTCCTCAATTAGACAGTCAACAAATTGTAGACGAGAGTCTCAAAATCGCTGCTGACATCTGCATATACACCAATCACAATTTGATTATCGAGAGAATTTCGTAA
- the bcp gene encoding thioredoxin-dependent thiol peroxidase, protein MALQVGDKAPAFEGIDQDSNPIKLSDFSGKKLVLYFYPKDNTPGCTAQSCNLRDNYDALLKAGYAVVGISSDSPKKHQNFIAKYELPFPLIADEDKSIHEQFGTWVEKSMYGRTYMGTARTTFVINESGVIDEIIAKVKTKDHTAQILD, encoded by the coding sequence ATGGCTTTACAAGTAGGCGACAAGGCTCCAGCCTTTGAGGGTATCGATCAGGACAGCAACCCTATCAAACTTTCAGATTTCAGCGGCAAAAAATTAGTACTCTATTTCTATCCAAAAGACAACACTCCGGGTTGTACCGCGCAGTCTTGTAACCTTAGGGATAACTACGATGCTTTGTTGAAAGCTGGTTATGCAGTGGTAGGCATCAGTTCTGACTCTCCTAAGAAGCACCAGAACTTCATCGCTAAATACGAACTCCCTTTCCCTCTAATTGCTGACGAAGACAAAAGCATCCATGAGCAATTTGGCACATGGGTAGAAAAATCTATGTACGGAAGGACGTATATGGGCACAGCAAGAACTACATTTGTAATAAATGAGAGTGGTGTTATCGATGAGATAATCGCCAAAGTGAAAACGAAAGACCACACCGCTCAAATTTTAGACTAA
- a CDS encoding M48 family metallopeptidase, producing MKKTSKSLIASILLLVLITWACTKVPITGRRQLTGVIGSEQIISMSADAYKQVLDSIPLSDNQEQVAMIKRVGTKIQKAVEKYLTDNGNASLLEGFNWEFNLIDNDSTVNAWAMPGGKVAFYTGILPICQDDLGVAVVMGHEVAHAVAKHGQERMNQNYAKQIGLSIGAIALGQDPSVSQQMVFRAVGIGTDLALLKYSRTHESEADELGLTFMAIAGYDPSEAPKFWERMSAGSSGQAPPEFLSTHPSHETRINRLNAALPKALEYYEASGK from the coding sequence ATGAAGAAAACTTCTAAATCTCTTATCGCATCTATTCTCTTACTCGTATTGATCACCTGGGCTTGTACAAAAGTACCGATTACCGGAAGACGTCAGCTGACGGGTGTAATTGGATCTGAACAGATCATTAGTATGAGTGCCGATGCCTATAAGCAAGTGTTGGACTCCATTCCGCTTTCTGATAATCAAGAGCAGGTGGCAATGATCAAACGTGTTGGTACCAAAATTCAGAAGGCTGTTGAAAAATACTTAACGGATAATGGAAATGCGAGCTTGTTGGAAGGTTTCAATTGGGAGTTCAATCTGATTGATAATGACAGCACCGTAAATGCCTGGGCAATGCCTGGCGGCAAAGTGGCTTTCTACACTGGGATTCTCCCTATCTGTCAGGATGACCTCGGTGTAGCGGTGGTCATGGGGCATGAAGTGGCGCATGCTGTGGCTAAACACGGCCAGGAACGTATGAATCAAAACTATGCTAAGCAAATTGGTCTTTCTATCGGAGCGATCGCTTTGGGTCAAGATCCTTCTGTCAGTCAGCAAATGGTATTTAGAGCAGTAGGCATCGGTACTGATCTGGCTTTGCTGAAATATTCTAGGACACATGAGTCTGAGGCCGATGAATTAGGTCTGACCTTTATGGCCATTGCAGGTTATGACCCTAGCGAGGCCCCTAAGTTTTGGGAGCGAATGTCGGCCGGCAGCAGCGGTCAGGCACCGCCAGAGTTTCTATCGACTCACCCTTCTCATGAGACTAGAATCAATCGCTTAAATGCTGCTTTGCCTAAGGCATTGGAGTATTATGAGGCGAGTGGGAAATGA